A genomic region of Govania unica contains the following coding sequences:
- a CDS encoding histidine triad nucleotide-binding protein, whose protein sequence is MSVPAYDPNNIFARILRGEIPCNKVYEDEFSLAFHDINPQAPVHVLVIPKGDYVSMADFTANAPADLIVGFMRAVGEVPRALGLEEPGYRLLANAGPHSHQEVPHLHIHIFGGRPLGPMLARP, encoded by the coding sequence ATGTCCGTACCTGCCTATGATCCGAACAATATCTTCGCCCGCATCCTGCGCGGGGAAATCCCCTGCAACAAGGTCTATGAAGACGAGTTCTCGCTCGCCTTCCACGACATCAACCCGCAGGCTCCGGTGCATGTGCTGGTGATCCCGAAGGGCGACTATGTGTCCATGGCCGATTTCACGGCCAATGCCCCCGCCGACCTTATTGTCGGCTTCATGCGCGCCGTCGGCGAGGTCCCGCGCGCGCTCGGCCTTGAGGAACCCGGCTATCGCCTGCTGGCGAATGCCGGGCCCCACTCCCATCAGGAAGTGCCGCATCTTCATATTCATATTTTCGGCGGCCGCCCACTGGGGCCGATGCTGGCGCGGCCCTAA
- a CDS encoding GNAT family N-acetyltransferase — MTEVFLRLVRPDDLDLMWGWRNDPHTRRMERVHHMIPRDFYHNWVWHALTSSSRRIYLAEAEGCAIGYSELSLRRDGGADMGINFNPAFRGRGLAGTVIRGAIAAARPELGFDAVWAEIRNQNVPSQRAFARAGFSLWRQGEETLHMVRSEQLDHPAVFRERVSPQVGAGQAGAALG; from the coding sequence ATGACTGAGGTTTTCTTGCGGTTGGTGCGGCCGGATGATCTGGATCTGATGTGGGGCTGGCGCAATGACCCCCATACCCGGCGCATGGAGCGGGTGCATCATATGATCCCGCGCGATTTTTATCATAACTGGGTGTGGCACGCGCTCACGAGTTCATCACGGCGGATTTATCTGGCTGAAGCCGAGGGCTGCGCCATCGGTTACAGTGAACTGTCCCTGCGGCGGGATGGCGGGGCCGATATGGGCATCAATTTCAATCCGGCGTTTCGCGGGCGCGGCCTTGCGGGGACGGTTATTCGCGGAGCCATCGCCGCGGCGCGGCCGGAGCTTGGGTTTGATGCCGTCTGGGCCGAAATCCGCAATCAGAATGTGCCGTCGCAACGGGCTTTTGCCCGGGCCGGATTCAGCCTGTGGCGGCAGGGGGAGGAGACCCTTCATATGGTCCGCTCCGAGCAGCTCGACCATCCGGCAGTCTTCAGGGAGCGGGTTTCACCGCAGGTAGGGGCGGGGCAGGCCGGGGCGGCGCTGGGCTGA
- a CDS encoding adenosine kinase, with product MTDSSIDVLGIGNAIVDVIARGDDALLASLELEKGSMTLIDEARALAIYERLGAAIECSGGSAANTIAGLASFGARTAFTGKTRNDQLGDVFGHDIRALGVNFSTLQKTDGPATARCLVVVTPDAQRSMATYLGASVSLAPADIDPELVAAAKVTYLEGYLWDPPQAKEAFLVAMDIAHAAGNKVALSLSDAFCVDRYRAEFRNLVDKHIDVLFANEQEILSLYEVAGFEAAVAAVRGSADVAVLTRGDKGAVIVTENDVLAVPAAAVANLVDTTGAGDLYAAGFLHGLTRGLPLGECGRLAGLAAAEVISHYGARPEISLKTLV from the coding sequence GTGACGGACAGCAGCATTGATGTTTTGGGGATCGGCAACGCCATCGTCGATGTCATCGCGCGGGGCGACGATGCTTTGCTCGCGAGCCTCGAGCTTGAAAAGGGCAGCATGACCCTGATCGATGAAGCGCGGGCGCTGGCAATTTATGAGCGTCTCGGTGCGGCCATTGAATGTTCGGGCGGTTCGGCGGCCAATACCATTGCCGGGCTTGCGTCCTTTGGCGCGCGCACGGCCTTTACCGGCAAGACCCGCAACGATCAGCTGGGCGATGTGTTCGGTCATGATATCCGGGCGCTTGGGGTGAATTTCTCGACGCTGCAGAAAACCGATGGCCCGGCTACGGCGCGCTGTCTCGTGGTGGTGACGCCGGATGCCCAGCGCAGCATGGCGACCTATCTCGGGGCCAGTGTGTCGCTCGCCCCGGCTGATATTGACCCTGAGCTGGTTGCGGCGGCGAAAGTCACCTATCTCGAAGGCTATCTGTGGGATCCGCCGCAGGCCAAGGAAGCATTTCTCGTGGCCATGGATATCGCCCATGCGGCGGGCAACAAGGTGGCGCTGTCGCTGTCGGATGCTTTTTGCGTCGATCGCTACCGCGCGGAATTCCGCAATCTGGTGGACAAGCATATCGATGTGCTGTTCGCCAATGAGCAGGAAATCCTGTCGCTCTATGAAGTCGCGGGTTTCGAGGCGGCGGTCGCCGCCGTGCGTGGCAGCGCCGACGTGGCGGTGCTGACGCGGGGTGACAAGGGTGCGGTGATCGTGACCGAGAATGATGTTCTGGCGGTCCCGGCCGCGGCGGTTGCGAACCTCGTCGATACCACCGGTGCGGGCGATCTTTATGCCGCCGGTTTCCTCCATGGTCTGACACGGGGGCTGCCGCTTGGCGAGTGCGGGCGTCTGGCCGGTCTCGCCGCCGCAGAGGTTATCAGCCACTACGGCGCGCGGCCGGAAATATCCTTGAAGACGCTGGTTTAG
- the dapB gene encoding 4-hydroxy-tetrahydrodipicolinate reductase has translation MSRTRIGILGCAGRMGRTLIAEVLAQSDRAELAGGVDQPASPALGKPILDPVSGADTGLVVGSDPHALFAISDVVIDFTCPTASVMHAQEAARTGTALIIGTTGLAAHEDAEVARASAGTAIVQAANFSLGVNLLVALTEQVSRLLNDDFDVEVLEMHHRMKVDAPSGTALALGKAAAAGRGVDLEAVADRVRDGITGARTRGHIGFATLRGGNVVGDHTVIFAADNERIELSHKAGDRAIFARGAVAAALWAHGKPAGQYGMNDVLGFTKA, from the coding sequence ATGAGCAGGACTCGGATAGGGATTCTTGGATGTGCCGGGCGCATGGGACGGACGTTGATTGCCGAGGTTCTGGCGCAGTCAGATCGGGCCGAACTTGCGGGCGGCGTCGATCAGCCGGCCAGTCCGGCACTGGGCAAACCGATTCTCGATCCGGTGAGCGGCGCCGACACCGGGCTTGTGGTCGGCAGCGATCCTCATGCTTTGTTCGCGATTTCGGACGTGGTGATTGATTTCACCTGCCCGACGGCCTCGGTCATGCATGCTCAGGAAGCCGCCCGTACCGGCACGGCGCTGATCATCGGCACCACGGGGCTTGCGGCCCATGAGGATGCCGAAGTGGCGCGGGCCTCTGCGGGCACGGCTATTGTGCAGGCGGCCAATTTCTCGCTTGGGGTCAATTTGCTGGTGGCGTTGACGGAACAGGTGTCGCGGCTGCTCAATGATGATTTCGATGTGGAGGTGCTGGAAATGCATCATCGCATGAAGGTCGATGCGCCCTCGGGCACGGCGCTTGCGCTGGGCAAGGCGGCGGCGGCGGGGCGCGGGGTTGATCTTGAGGCGGTGGCTGATCGCGTGCGTGATGGCATCACCGGGGCGCGGACGCGCGGTCATATCGGCTTTGCCACCCTGCGCGGCGGCAATGTGGTTGGCGATCACACGGTGATTTTTGCCGCTGACAATGAACGCATCGAACTGAGCCACAAGGCTGGTGACCGGGCGATTTTCGCGCGTGGCGCGGTGGCAGCGGCGCTTTGGGCCCATGGCAAACCGGCCGGACAATATGGCATGAATGACGTGCTTGGGTTCACCAAGGCTTAG
- the nth gene encoding endonuclease III yields MKLQDREEFFRRLEERNPEPKGELDYTNPYTLLVAVALSAQATDIGVNKATKALFKIVSTPAEMLALGEDKLREHVKTIGLYNTKAKNVIKAAEILVRDYGGEVPVDREALETLPGVGRKTANVVLNIAFGLSTIAVDTHLFRVANRTGLAPGATPLAVEKKLMKMVPKQYLRHAHHWLILHGRYICKARKPVCPVCPVNDLCAYKQKTVIAE; encoded by the coding sequence ATGAAGCTGCAGGATCGCGAGGAGTTTTTCCGGCGTCTTGAGGAACGCAATCCGGAGCCGAAGGGCGAGCTTGATTATACCAATCCCTATACCCTGCTGGTGGCTGTGGCGCTGTCGGCGCAGGCCACCGATATCGGCGTTAACAAGGCCACCAAGGCGCTGTTCAAGATTGTCTCGACCCCGGCTGAAATGCTGGCGCTTGGCGAAGACAAGCTCAGGGAGCATGTGAAGACCATCGGGCTTTACAACACCAAGGCCAAGAATGTCATCAAGGCGGCGGAAATCCTGGTGCGCGATTACGGCGGCGAGGTGCCGGTCGATCGCGAGGCGCTTGAAACCCTGCCCGGCGTCGGCCGCAAGACCGCTAATGTGGTGTTGAACATCGCCTTCGGGTTATCGACCATCGCCGTCGATACGCATCTGTTCCGGGTCGCGAACCGCACCGGACTGGCTCCCGGGGCGACGCCGCTTGCGGTCGAGAAAAAGCTCATGAAGATGGTGCCGAAACAATATCTGCGTCATGCGCATCACTGGCTCATCCTGCATGGGCGCTATATCTGCAAGGCCCGCAAGCCGGTCTGCCCGGTGTGCCCGGTCAATGATCTTTGCGCCTATAAGCAGAAGACGGTGATTGCTGAATAG
- a CDS encoding DUF2244 domain-containing protein, which yields MPIAPPFGKAYSRAMDATLNRLRFSATLHPHRSLSRRGFKVLMCCLGLLSCLVGFVFISIGAWPVFGFFGLDVLGVYWAFQLSYRASTSLETIRLTDDNLTVGRLSPKGKYEEWQFQPYWVRVQIAEPRPYEVRVTLTSHGRNLEIGRFLSPAERLEVAEALNKALGRLCAGQV from the coding sequence ATGCCGATTGCTCCGCCCTTCGGCAAGGCTTATTCTAGGGCCATGGACGCGACCCTGAACCGGCTCCGCTTCAGCGCCACCCTGCATCCCCATCGCTCCCTGTCGCGGCGCGGGTTCAAGGTTCTTATGTGTTGTCTCGGGCTGTTATCCTGCCTGGTGGGGTTCGTCTTCATCTCCATCGGCGCCTGGCCGGTGTTCGGATTCTTCGGGCTCGACGTGCTCGGGGTCTATTGGGCATTCCAGCTCAGCTACCGGGCGAGCACTTCGCTTGAAACCATCCGCCTGACCGACGACAACCTGACGGTCGGCCGCCTGAGCCCCAAGGGCAAATACGAGGAATGGCAGTTTCAGCCCTATTGGGTGCGGGTCCAGATCGCCGAACCGCGCCCCTATGAAGTGCGAGTGACGCTCACGTCCCATGGCCGCAATCTTGAAATCGGCCGCTTCCTGTCCCCCGCCGAACGCCTCGAAGTGGCCGAAGCCCTCAACAAGGCCCTCGGCCGCCTGTGCGCCGGGCAGGTCTGA